In Euphorbia lathyris chromosome 10, ddEupLath1.1, whole genome shotgun sequence, a single genomic region encodes these proteins:
- the LOC136209019 gene encoding DNA-3-methyladenine glycosylase — MRMAQRFKRVGKSTKPIRTSESGINDPEYRASQRLQSVSTVAKPKSRETESPKPLSLPIPIAIRSPHSLDEMKILPPQFFQIDALDLAPRLLGKFLKRNDVVLQITEVEAYRPNDSACHGRFGITQRTAPVFGAGGHAYVYLCYGLHTMLNVVADKEGVGAAVLIRSCAPITGLSTIQQRRGQKTEKPLLLAGPGKVGQALGISKEWSNHPLYSPGGLEILDGPNPENIIVGPRVGIEYALPEDVNALWRFAIAGTPWISAPKNTLRPP; from the exons ATGAGGATGGCTCAGCGATTCAAGCGAGTCGGGAAATCCACTAAACCGATTCGAACGAGTGAGTCCGGCATTAACGACCCGGAATATCGGGCGAGTCAGCGGTTGCAATCCGTAAGTACGGTGGCCAAACCCAAGTCCCGTGAAACTGAATCCCCGAAACCTCTGTCGTTACCGATACCGATAGCAATCCGAAGCCCACACTCTTTGgatgaaatgaaaattttgcccCCTCAGTTCTTTCAGATTGACGCTCTTGATCTTGCTCCACGGTTGCTTGGCAAGTTTCTAAAGAGAAATGATGTTGTTCTTCAGATTACTGAG GTTGAAGCTTACAGACCAAATGATTCAGCCTGCCATGGTAGATTTGGGATTACTCAAAGAACAGCTCCAGTT TTTGGAGCAGGAGGACATGCGTATGTTTATCTTTGCTATGGTCTGCATACAATGCTCAATGTTGTTGCAGACAAGGAGGGAGTTGGGGCTGCTGTTTTGATTCGATCTTGTGCTCCCATTACTG GGTTAAGTACCATTCAGCAGCGAAGAGGTCAGAAAACTGAGAAGCCTCTTCTTCTTGCTGGTCCTGGAAAG GTTGGGCAGGCATTGGGGATTTCAAAAGAATGGTCTAATCATCCTCTTTATTCTCCTG GTGGTTTAGAGATATTGGATGGACCAAACCCCGAAAATATAATAGTTGGGCCACGTGTTGGCATCGAATACGCTTTACCCGAAGATGTGAATGCATTATGGAGATTCGCCATAGCTGGTACTCCTTGGATAAGTGCTCCTAAAAACACTCTAAGGCCACCATGA